In a single window of the Cucumis melo cultivar AY chromosome 11, USDA_Cmelo_AY_1.0, whole genome shotgun sequence genome:
- the LOC103497902 gene encoding receptor-like cytosolic serine/threonine-protein kinase RBK2 isoform X2 encodes MENDQESPASSTSKTNERTLQRSKMLEVSIVEKLDRQDSADMATYGPIEIETSGSNDSGDIDSQNQSKDQTNQAAGTPSIGSRSRPRGFSDSFASHELRLLDLEDETKDVASPRGVLEDCSRSLDSETTTSRASTSDWEGHPDSRNPSHWRGFFRLLKKGPQMRFQTFPPLKAVPKLTRRKSKRIREDMIPVVSPVMDSSIETEFCYFRSSWKNFTLSELEAACNNFSQENLIGEGGYSEVYKGQLEDGQLVAIKRLNRGSQEEMTADFLSELGIIVHVDHPNIASVIGYGVEGGMHLILHLSPHGSLASILYGPKERLDWSTRYKIALGTAEGLLYLHEGCQRRIIHRDIKAANILLRDDFEPQISDFGLAKWLPDQWTHHTVSKFEGTFGYLPPEFFMHGIVDEKTDVYAYGVLLLELITGRRALDSLQQSLVMWAKPLLSKQNLKELVDLSLVDAFDSEQMKRMISIASMCINQSSILRPEMSEIVQILKGDGVYNLELVKRQKSKLQRTYSEELLDAEEYNSTKYLSDIDRHLEIVLGTCHIDV; translated from the exons ATGGAAAATGATCAAGAATCCCCTGCTTCTTCTACCAG TAAGACAAACGAGCGAACGTTGCAACGATCGAAGATGTTGGAAGTTTCAATTGTAGAGAAATTGGATCGGCAAGACTCTGCGGATATGGCTACATATGGTCCTATTGAGATTGAAACGTCCGGAAG CAATGATTCAGGCGATATTGATAGTCAAAATCAATCAAAAGATCAGACAAATCAAGCTGCGGGGACTCCCAGTATAGGGAGCAGATCAAGACCGCGTGGATTCTCCGACTCTTTTGCTTCTCATG AGTTGAGATTATTAGATTTGGAAGATGAAACCAAAGATGTGGCATCTCCAAGAGGGGTGCTCGAGGATTGCTCGAGAAGCTTAGATTCTGAAACAACTACTTCTCGGGCCAGCACTTCCGATTGGGAAGGTCATCCGGACTCGAGAAATCCAAGTCATTGGAGAGGGTTCTTTCGTTTACTGAAGAAAGGACCTCAAATGCGATTTCAGACCTTTCCTCCTCTTAAAGCTGTTCCAAAACTCACCAGAAGAAAGAGCAAAAGAATTAGAGAGGATATGATTCCAGTAGTATCACCAGTGATGGACTCTTCTATAGAAACCGAGTTTTGCTATTTCAGATCTTCTTGGAAAAATTTCACCCTTTCAGAGCTTGAAGCTGCATGCAATAACTTCAGCCAAG aaAACTTGATTGGCGAGGGTGGTTATTCTGAAGTTTACAAGGGTCAGTTGGAAGATGGACAACTTGTCGCGATCAAGCGGCTTAATAGAGGTAGCCAAGAGGAGATGACTGCAGACTTCTTGTCTGAGCTTGGAATTATTGTTCATGTTGATCATCCTAATATCGCGAGCGTAATTGGATACGGCGTTGAAGGTGGAATGCACCTTATACTTCATTTATCACCCCATGGGAGCCTGGCATCCATACTTTACg GGCCAAAGGAGAGACTGGATTGGTCGACCAGGTATAAGATTGCTCTTGGAACCGCTGAAGGTCTCCTTTATCTTCATGAAGGCTGCCAAAGAAGAATAATCCACAGAGACATTAAGGCCGCTAATATATTGCTTAGGGATGATTTTGAGCCTCAG ATATCTGACTTCGGGCTTGCAAAGTGGCTCCCAGATCAATGGACTCACCATACTGTGTCAAAATTTGAAGGCACATTCGG GTACCTTCCTCCCGAGTTCTTTATGCATGGCATTGTTGATGAGAAAACGGACGTCTATGCCTATGGAGTACTTTTATTGGAACTCATTACCGGACGACGAGCACTGGATAGCTTACAGCAAAGCCTTGTGATGTGG GCTAAACCCCTACTTTCTAAACAGAATCTCAAGGAACTTGTTGATTTATCTCTTGTCGACGCATTTGACTCCGAACAAATGAAACGAATGATATCAATAGCTTCAATGTGCATAAATCAATCTTCAATTCTACGGCCGGAAATGAGTGAG ATTGTTCAAATTCTGAAAGGGGATGGAGTTTATAATTTGGAGCTTGTAAAACGACAGAAGTCTAAACTTCAAAGGACATACTCCGAAGAGCTTTTGGATGCAGAAGAATACAATTCTACCAAATATTTAAGTGATATTGATCGACATTTGGAGATTGTTTTAGGTACTTGTCATATTGATGTTtag
- the LOC103497904 gene encoding uncharacterized protein LOC103497904, which translates to MGTEILRPQDCLIERIRVPPAAFCRRRSSYGNYDSNICNNYNPRSNRKSVARSERPEQRKRFFPNHSEPSVSKRSSSDDLKAMKNSLVMEKVTILRRGESLDSKIKSEALKKEGDNIVVCGTDRLGPAPETVAKQIRIVDVRCPIAGKADVYAGSAFSMSPSPSSLPLPSFSKKKHVSTIVDDSATRDLRRLLRLDA; encoded by the coding sequence ATGGGGACTGAGATTTTAAGACCTCAGGATTGTTTGATCGAAAGGATCAGAGTTCCACCGGCAGCGTTTTGTCGTCGGAGGAGTTCTTATGGAAACTATGATTCCAATATTTGTAACAACTATAATCCTAGATCTAACAGGAAGTCGGTGGCTCGTTCGGAGCGGCCGGAGCAGCGGAAGAGATTTTTTCCGAATCATTCAGAGCCGTCGGTCTCAAAGAGATCGAGTTCCGACGATTTGAAGGCGATGAAAAATAGTTTGGTGATGGAAAAGGTTACGATCTTGAGGCGAGGTGAATCTCTTGATTCGAAGATCAAGAGCGAAGCACTGAAGAAGGAAGGTGATAATATTGTCGTGTGTGGAACCGATAGGTTGGGACCGGCGCCGGAAACGGTTGCGAAACAAATCCGGATCGTCGACGTGAGGTGTCCGATAGCCGGAAAAGCCGATGTGTACGCCGGATCGGCGTTTTCGATGTCGCCGTCTCCTAGTTCTCTTCCATTACCATCGTTTTCGAAGAAGAAACACGTATCCACCATCGTTGACGACTCGGCTACCAGAGATCTGAGGCGTTTGCTTCGGCTCGACGCATGA
- the LOC103497907 gene encoding uncharacterized protein LOC103497907 isoform X1: protein MGKPPISPENRPPLHRSDADDEDENVKQLNECSSFYLSLQDCLIKTNRNWKSCQAAEVQALKSCSERRKSGQRK, encoded by the exons ATGGGGAAACCGCCGATTTCGCCGGAGAATCGGCCGCCTCTTCACCGGAGCGATGCCGACGACGAAGACGAGAACGTCAAGCAGCTCAATGAATGCTCATCCTTCTACTTATCGTTACAG GATTGTCTTATCAAAACTAACAGGAACTGGAAATCTTGCCAGGCTG CAGAAGTTCAAGCTTTGAAGTCTTGCAGTGAGAGAAGGAAATCTGGCCAACGCAAGTGA
- the LOC103497902 gene encoding receptor-like cytosolic serine/threonine-protein kinase RBK2 isoform X1: MENDQESPASSTSSKTNERTLQRSKMLEVSIVEKLDRQDSADMATYGPIEIETSGSNDSGDIDSQNQSKDQTNQAAGTPSIGSRSRPRGFSDSFASHELRLLDLEDETKDVASPRGVLEDCSRSLDSETTTSRASTSDWEGHPDSRNPSHWRGFFRLLKKGPQMRFQTFPPLKAVPKLTRRKSKRIREDMIPVVSPVMDSSIETEFCYFRSSWKNFTLSELEAACNNFSQENLIGEGGYSEVYKGQLEDGQLVAIKRLNRGSQEEMTADFLSELGIIVHVDHPNIASVIGYGVEGGMHLILHLSPHGSLASILYGPKERLDWSTRYKIALGTAEGLLYLHEGCQRRIIHRDIKAANILLRDDFEPQISDFGLAKWLPDQWTHHTVSKFEGTFGYLPPEFFMHGIVDEKTDVYAYGVLLLELITGRRALDSLQQSLVMWAKPLLSKQNLKELVDLSLVDAFDSEQMKRMISIASMCINQSSILRPEMSEIVQILKGDGVYNLELVKRQKSKLQRTYSEELLDAEEYNSTKYLSDIDRHLEIVLGTCHIDV, from the exons ATGGAAAATGATCAAGAATCCCCTGCTTCTTCTACCAG tAGTAAGACAAACGAGCGAACGTTGCAACGATCGAAGATGTTGGAAGTTTCAATTGTAGAGAAATTGGATCGGCAAGACTCTGCGGATATGGCTACATATGGTCCTATTGAGATTGAAACGTCCGGAAG CAATGATTCAGGCGATATTGATAGTCAAAATCAATCAAAAGATCAGACAAATCAAGCTGCGGGGACTCCCAGTATAGGGAGCAGATCAAGACCGCGTGGATTCTCCGACTCTTTTGCTTCTCATG AGTTGAGATTATTAGATTTGGAAGATGAAACCAAAGATGTGGCATCTCCAAGAGGGGTGCTCGAGGATTGCTCGAGAAGCTTAGATTCTGAAACAACTACTTCTCGGGCCAGCACTTCCGATTGGGAAGGTCATCCGGACTCGAGAAATCCAAGTCATTGGAGAGGGTTCTTTCGTTTACTGAAGAAAGGACCTCAAATGCGATTTCAGACCTTTCCTCCTCTTAAAGCTGTTCCAAAACTCACCAGAAGAAAGAGCAAAAGAATTAGAGAGGATATGATTCCAGTAGTATCACCAGTGATGGACTCTTCTATAGAAACCGAGTTTTGCTATTTCAGATCTTCTTGGAAAAATTTCACCCTTTCAGAGCTTGAAGCTGCATGCAATAACTTCAGCCAAG aaAACTTGATTGGCGAGGGTGGTTATTCTGAAGTTTACAAGGGTCAGTTGGAAGATGGACAACTTGTCGCGATCAAGCGGCTTAATAGAGGTAGCCAAGAGGAGATGACTGCAGACTTCTTGTCTGAGCTTGGAATTATTGTTCATGTTGATCATCCTAATATCGCGAGCGTAATTGGATACGGCGTTGAAGGTGGAATGCACCTTATACTTCATTTATCACCCCATGGGAGCCTGGCATCCATACTTTACg GGCCAAAGGAGAGACTGGATTGGTCGACCAGGTATAAGATTGCTCTTGGAACCGCTGAAGGTCTCCTTTATCTTCATGAAGGCTGCCAAAGAAGAATAATCCACAGAGACATTAAGGCCGCTAATATATTGCTTAGGGATGATTTTGAGCCTCAG ATATCTGACTTCGGGCTTGCAAAGTGGCTCCCAGATCAATGGACTCACCATACTGTGTCAAAATTTGAAGGCACATTCGG GTACCTTCCTCCCGAGTTCTTTATGCATGGCATTGTTGATGAGAAAACGGACGTCTATGCCTATGGAGTACTTTTATTGGAACTCATTACCGGACGACGAGCACTGGATAGCTTACAGCAAAGCCTTGTGATGTGG GCTAAACCCCTACTTTCTAAACAGAATCTCAAGGAACTTGTTGATTTATCTCTTGTCGACGCATTTGACTCCGAACAAATGAAACGAATGATATCAATAGCTTCAATGTGCATAAATCAATCTTCAATTCTACGGCCGGAAATGAGTGAG ATTGTTCAAATTCTGAAAGGGGATGGAGTTTATAATTTGGAGCTTGTAAAACGACAGAAGTCTAAACTTCAAAGGACATACTCCGAAGAGCTTTTGGATGCAGAAGAATACAATTCTACCAAATATTTAAGTGATATTGATCGACATTTGGAGATTGTTTTAGGTACTTGTCATATTGATGTTtag
- the LOC103497903 gene encoding uncharacterized protein At4g15545 isoform X2: MREEESGVANFGLPDEVLQVLPSDPFDQLDVARKITSIALSTRVSALESESSALLAQISEKDALIAELQSHIESLDAALSEKSEILTRAEQEKETLLQENASLSNTVKKLTRDVSKLEVFRKTLMQSLNEEENSTVTGGSEASVKIESQESLPSASAVEDDLALPPSKYSSIQSNTSETVNSVKEEHEADVATSRPRISNSLLLASQTSTPRLTPPGSPPISSASVSPTRTSKPVSPKRHSMSFSVSRGMFDRTSMYSSAGNHSSVSSPHGGTHTGRTRVDGKEFFRQVRSRLSYEQFSSFLTNVKELNAHKQTKEETLRKADEIFGPENKDLFTIFEGLITRNVH; the protein is encoded by the exons ATGAGGGAGGAAGAATCCGGTGTTGCCAATTTCGGTCTGCCCGATGAAGTACTACAAGTTCTACCATCGGATCCATTCGATCAGCTCGATGTAGCTCGGAAAATCACTTCCATTGCTCTTTCTACTCGTGTTTCTGCTCTCGAATCCGAATCCTCCGCTCTCCTTGCCCAAATTTCCGAGAAGGATGCTCTCATTGCAGAGCTGCAATCCCATATCGAATCCCTCGATGCCGCCTTATCCGAGAAATCCGAAATTCTCACTCGCGCCGAGCAGGAAAAG GAGACGTTGTTGCAAGAGAACGCTTCGCTTTCTAACACCGTGAAGAAGCTCACTCGAGATGTCTCGAAG TTGGAGGTCTTCAGAAAGACGCTTATGCAGTCCCTAAACGAGGAAGAGAACTCC ACAGTCACTGGAGGTTCAGAGGCTTCAGTTAAAATAGAGAGCCAGGAAAGTTTGCCCTCTGCCTCGGCCGTTGAAG ATGATCTGGCATTGCCACCATCTAAATACTCATCAATCCAGAGTAACACTTCTGAAACAGTGAATTCTGTAAAAGAAGAGCATGAGGCAGATG TGGCGACTTCAAGGCCTCGTATATCAAACAGCCTTCTGTTAGCATCACAGACTAGCACTCCTCGGCTGACGCCTCCTGGTTCTCCTCCCATTTCTTCTGCATCCGTGTCTCCCACGAGAACATCTAAACCTGTTTCCCCTAAGCGTCATTCGATGTCATTCTCTGTCTCAAGGGGGATGTTTGATAGGACCTCAATGTATTCGTCCGCAGGAAATCACAGTTCAGTTTCAAGTCCTCATGGAGGAACTCATACTG GACGAACTCGAGTTGATGGGAAAGAGTTCTTCCGCCAAGTGAG GAGCCGGTTGTCTTATGAGCAGTTCAGTTCATTCTTAACCAATGTTAAAGAGTTGAATGCCCACAAGCAAACAAAAGAG GAGACTCTTCGGAAGGCTGACGAGATCTTTGGCCCAGAGAACAAGGACCTGTTTACTATATTTGAAGGTTTGATTACTCGTAATGTACACTGA
- the LOC103497906 gene encoding probable protein phosphatase 2C 35 — protein sequence MGCIHTKCCCRYPKSLVGESQDFRQGVPYCLQDKNTVIEKSLEMIPVASHNYHLEYLVLAQRGYYPESPDKENQDSFCIRTNVQGNPNAHFFGVFDGHGQFGMQCSNFVKDRLIEKLCNDPTLLDDPIQAYNSAFLSTNDELHTSEIDDSMSGTTAITVLVVGDTLYVANVGDSRAVIAVKEGNCVLAKDLSNDQTPFRKDEYERVKLCGARVLSVDQVEGLVDPDIQCWGDEESQGGDPPRLWVQNGLYPGTAFTRSIGDSTAEKIGVNAVPEVLVLQLNPNHLFFVVASDGVFEFLSSQTVVDMASSYADPQDACTAIAAESYKLWMEHENRTDDITIIVVQIKGLSNSGADNPSSTGLETASSRIDFSDLPTEPNSQPVAVTNRNPAIVVPMLNNQTSL from the exons ATGGGTTGTATCCATACAAAATGTTGCTGTCGCTACCCAAAATCGTTGGTTGGAGAATCTCAAGACTTTCGACAAGGGGTTCCTTACTGTCTTCAAGATAAGAACACTGTGATAGAGAAATCATTGGAGATGATTCCTGTTGCTTCCCACAACTATCATTTGGAATATTTGGTTCTAGCTCAGCGTGGTTACTACCCTGAATCTCCTGATAAAGAAAATCAAGACAGTTTCTGCATTAGAACAAACGTTCAAGGTAACCCAAATGCTCATTTCTTTGGTGTTTTTGATGGACATGGTCAATTTGGAATGCAGTGTTCAAACTTTGTGAAAGATAGACTAATAGAAAAGCTATGTAATGATCCTACATTGTTAGATGATCCTATACAAGCTTATAATTCAGCATTTTTGTCTACAAATGATGAGTTACATACAAGTGAGATTGATGATTCCATGAGCGGAACGACTGCAATTACAGTTCTTGTTGTTGGGGATACTCTCTATGTAGCTAATGTTGGTGATTCAAGAGCTGTAATTGCAGTTAAAGAAGGGAATTGTGTTCTAGCTAAGGACTTGTCAAATGATCAAACACCATTTAGAAAAGATGAGTATGAGAGAGTTAAGCTTTGTGGGGCTAGAGTTTTGAGTGTTGATCAAGTGGAAGGACTCGTGGATCCTGATATTCAGTGCTGGGGTGACGAAGAAAGTCAAGGCGGCGATCCGCCTCGGCTGTGGGTTCAAAACGGATTGTATCCTGGGACTGCATTTACTAGGAGTATTGGTGATAGTACTGCTGAGAAAATTGGTGTAAATGCTGTTCCTGAGGTCTTAGTTCTTCAGCTTAATCCCAATCATCTTTTCTTTGTGGTTGCTAGTGATGGAGTTTTCGAGTTCCTTTCAAGTCAAACTGTTGTTGATATG GCATCAAGCTATGCAGATCCTCAAGATGCTTGCACTGCCATTGCTGCCGAGTCGTACAAATTATGGATGGAACATGAAAATCGAACCGATGATATAACGATCATTGTTGTTCAAATCAAAGGCTTGTCTAAT TCAGGTGCTGATAATCCTTCCAGCACTGGTCTGGAGACTGCTTCTTCGAGAATTGATTTCTCAGATCTACCCACTGAACCGAACTCTCAACCTGTTGCTGTGACAAATCGAAACCCAGCGATCGTGGTTCCAATGCTGAATAATCAGACATCTTTATAA
- the LOC103497907 gene encoding uncharacterized protein LOC103497907 isoform X2, whose translation MGKPPISPENRPPLHRSDADDEDENVKQLNECSSFYLSLQDCLIKTNRNWKSCQAEVQALKSCSERRKSGQRK comes from the exons ATGGGGAAACCGCCGATTTCGCCGGAGAATCGGCCGCCTCTTCACCGGAGCGATGCCGACGACGAAGACGAGAACGTCAAGCAGCTCAATGAATGCTCATCCTTCTACTTATCGTTACAG GATTGTCTTATCAAAACTAACAGGAACTGGAAATCTTGCCAGGCTG AAGTTCAAGCTTTGAAGTCTTGCAGTGAGAGAAGGAAATCTGGCCAACGCAAGTGA
- the LOC103497903 gene encoding uncharacterized protein At4g15545 isoform X1 — MREEESGVANFGLPDEVLQVLPSDPFDQLDVARKITSIALSTRVSALESESSALLAQISEKDALIAELQSHIESLDAALSEKSEILTRAEQEKETLLQENASLSNTVKKLTRDVSKLEVFRKTLMQSLNEEENSTVTGGSEASVKIESQESLPSASAVEDDLALPPSKYSSIQSNTSETVNSVKEEHEADGKDPTLATSRPRISNSLLLASQTSTPRLTPPGSPPISSASVSPTRTSKPVSPKRHSMSFSVSRGMFDRTSMYSSAGNHSSVSSPHGGTHTGRTRVDGKEFFRQVRSRLSYEQFSSFLTNVKELNAHKQTKEETLRKADEIFGPENKDLFTIFEGLITRNVH; from the exons ATGAGGGAGGAAGAATCCGGTGTTGCCAATTTCGGTCTGCCCGATGAAGTACTACAAGTTCTACCATCGGATCCATTCGATCAGCTCGATGTAGCTCGGAAAATCACTTCCATTGCTCTTTCTACTCGTGTTTCTGCTCTCGAATCCGAATCCTCCGCTCTCCTTGCCCAAATTTCCGAGAAGGATGCTCTCATTGCAGAGCTGCAATCCCATATCGAATCCCTCGATGCCGCCTTATCCGAGAAATCCGAAATTCTCACTCGCGCCGAGCAGGAAAAG GAGACGTTGTTGCAAGAGAACGCTTCGCTTTCTAACACCGTGAAGAAGCTCACTCGAGATGTCTCGAAG TTGGAGGTCTTCAGAAAGACGCTTATGCAGTCCCTAAACGAGGAAGAGAACTCC ACAGTCACTGGAGGTTCAGAGGCTTCAGTTAAAATAGAGAGCCAGGAAAGTTTGCCCTCTGCCTCGGCCGTTGAAG ATGATCTGGCATTGCCACCATCTAAATACTCATCAATCCAGAGTAACACTTCTGAAACAGTGAATTCTGTAAAAGAAGAGCATGAGGCAGATGGTAAGGACCCTACAT TGGCGACTTCAAGGCCTCGTATATCAAACAGCCTTCTGTTAGCATCACAGACTAGCACTCCTCGGCTGACGCCTCCTGGTTCTCCTCCCATTTCTTCTGCATCCGTGTCTCCCACGAGAACATCTAAACCTGTTTCCCCTAAGCGTCATTCGATGTCATTCTCTGTCTCAAGGGGGATGTTTGATAGGACCTCAATGTATTCGTCCGCAGGAAATCACAGTTCAGTTTCAAGTCCTCATGGAGGAACTCATACTG GACGAACTCGAGTTGATGGGAAAGAGTTCTTCCGCCAAGTGAG GAGCCGGTTGTCTTATGAGCAGTTCAGTTCATTCTTAACCAATGTTAAAGAGTTGAATGCCCACAAGCAAACAAAAGAG GAGACTCTTCGGAAGGCTGACGAGATCTTTGGCCCAGAGAACAAGGACCTGTTTACTATATTTGAAGGTTTGATTACTCGTAATGTACACTGA